Proteins from a single region of Dyadobacter fanqingshengii:
- a CDS encoding NAD(P)H-binding protein codes for MKYIITGSLGNISRPVTKNLVAAGHDVTVISSSAEKKSEIESLGATAAIGSVTDVAFLKNTFQNADVAYLMIPSDFSLTDYGKFQLEVADKYLEALKGSNIKHVVLLSSLGAHMRKGAGPIDALGYLEEKLLEIPDPNLNFLRPSYFFSNLFSLAGMIKHAGIAGNNFGDTDEKLVLTHTDHIAEIATDTLLHLFTGKNITNIANDERHPSEIATILGNAVGKENTPWITFLDEDAYEGMLGAGLNESFANLYLAMGQALRSGQMQEEYWKNRPEKLGGYKLEDFAKEFAGAYAGA; via the coding sequence ATGAAATATATCATCACAGGGTCATTAGGAAATATCAGCAGACCCGTTACAAAAAACTTAGTTGCAGCTGGCCACGACGTAACCGTTATCAGCAGCAGCGCAGAAAAAAAATCAGAGATCGAATCGCTGGGCGCAACAGCCGCAATAGGCTCAGTAACCGATGTCGCATTTTTGAAAAACACATTCCAAAATGCAGATGTAGCCTACTTAATGATCCCGAGCGACTTTTCACTCACAGACTATGGAAAATTCCAGCTTGAAGTGGCTGATAAGTATTTAGAGGCGCTGAAAGGCAGCAACATTAAGCACGTCGTTTTACTCAGCAGTCTGGGCGCACATATGCGAAAAGGCGCCGGACCGATCGATGCTTTGGGATATCTGGAAGAAAAATTGCTCGAAATTCCTGATCCGAATCTGAATTTCCTACGCCCCTCCTACTTCTTCTCCAACCTGTTCAGCCTTGCGGGAATGATCAAGCACGCAGGCATTGCAGGAAACAATTTTGGAGACACCGATGAAAAACTCGTGCTGACGCATACAGATCACATCGCCGAGATTGCTACTGATACATTGCTGCATCTTTTCACCGGAAAAAACATCACAAACATTGCCAACGACGAACGCCACCCCAGCGAAATTGCAACGATTTTGGGCAATGCAGTAGGCAAAGAAAACACACCCTGGATCACATTTTTAGACGAAGATGCCTACGAAGGAATGCTGGGCGCAGGACTGAACGAAAGCTTCGCCAACCTTTACCTGGCTATGGGACAAGCGCTCCGGAGCGGCCAAATGCAGGAAGAATATTGGAAAAACCGGCCTGAGAAACTGGGTGGTTATAAGTTGGAAGACTTTGCGAAAGAGTTTGCGGGAGCTTATGCGGGAGCGTAA
- a CDS encoding winged helix-turn-helix transcriptional regulator, with the protein MTKVKESSTYNANREIVLQECPVTYVMNKIGGHWKPIILYHLLAGSKRYSEIKKAMPHITEKMLIQHLKQLESDKLLIREAKPVVPPYVTYTLTDSGKDLETVIHAMAEWAFKDMKRHAFV; encoded by the coding sequence ATGACCAAGGTTAAAGAAAGCTCGACATACAATGCCAACCGGGAGATCGTGTTGCAGGAATGTCCGGTCACTTATGTGATGAATAAGATCGGTGGACACTGGAAACCCATTATTTTGTATCACCTCCTGGCGGGCAGTAAACGCTATTCGGAGATCAAGAAGGCAATGCCGCACATCACGGAGAAAATGCTCATTCAGCATTTGAAACAGCTTGAAAGCGACAAATTATTGATACGTGAAGCCAAGCCGGTTGTGCCGCCCTATGTGACTTATACGCTTACGGATTCTGGCAAGGATCTCGAAACTGTTATCCATGCAATGGCCGAATGGGCTTTTAAGGATATGAAAAGGCATGCATTTGTTTAA
- a CDS encoding helix-turn-helix domain-containing protein produces MKFTLIFDAMNQTFADRFKSARLRSGFSLQELANKLNNQITKQALHKYEKGAVVPDSERLGLLSNVMNVRPDYFFRETSIQIGELAYRSLKSVPAKEEYKVVEQTREYLSRYLELEEILGLENKFENPLADFGLVSEYAQVNLAADLLRKKWEMGKDPIYNVAELLEDKFIKVVEIDAHTNFNGMQTWVNGSIPVVAFNINLKGKPDRIRFTLLHELGHLLLNFGEVTENQKETLCHQFAGAILMPEETLKQELGAHRNRLSLQELGNIKKHYGISMQAIARRALECGIVNDHFTKQFLNMMKEMGWRTIEPVAYEGVEKSNRFDQLIFRGIAEEQISMTKAAALKNMKLAEFHSMSLTLA; encoded by the coding sequence ATGAAATTTACATTGATTTTTGACGCCATGAACCAAACATTTGCTGACCGGTTTAAATCCGCACGATTAAGGAGTGGATTCTCATTACAAGAGCTTGCCAACAAGCTGAATAATCAGATCACTAAGCAAGCATTGCATAAATATGAAAAAGGTGCGGTTGTTCCTGATAGCGAGCGACTGGGGCTTCTGAGTAACGTAATGAATGTGCGCCCTGATTATTTTTTTAGAGAAACTAGCATCCAGATTGGTGAATTGGCGTATCGAAGTCTGAAAAGCGTTCCGGCCAAAGAGGAGTATAAAGTTGTTGAACAAACCAGAGAATATCTTTCCCGCTATCTTGAACTGGAAGAAATATTAGGACTGGAAAACAAATTTGAAAATCCTTTGGCTGATTTTGGTTTAGTCTCTGAATATGCCCAGGTCAATCTGGCAGCCGATCTTTTGCGGAAGAAATGGGAAATGGGTAAGGATCCCATATACAATGTTGCTGAACTTTTGGAAGATAAATTTATCAAGGTCGTTGAAATCGATGCACATACTAATTTTAATGGCATGCAAACTTGGGTAAATGGTTCTATCCCTGTGGTTGCCTTTAATATAAATTTGAAAGGCAAGCCGGATCGGATCCGTTTCACTTTACTGCATGAGTTGGGGCATTTGCTTTTAAATTTTGGAGAGGTCACTGAGAATCAGAAAGAGACATTATGCCATCAGTTTGCAGGAGCCATACTCATGCCGGAAGAAACATTGAAACAGGAATTAGGAGCGCATCGGAATCGGCTCTCGCTTCAAGAGCTTGGTAATATCAAAAAACATTATGGCATCTCGATGCAGGCTATCGCGAGGCGGGCTCTCGAATGTGGAATTGTTAATGACCATTTTACCAAACAATTCCTGAATATGATGAAGGAAATGGGTTGGAGAACAATAGAACCTGTTGCTTACGAGGGCGTGGAAAAATCGAACCGCTTTGACCAGTTGATATTCAGAGGAATTGCGGAGGAACAAATATCAATGACCAAGGCGGCGGCTTTGAAAAACATGAAGCTCGCCGAATTTCATAGCATGAGCTTGACGCTTGCATGA
- a CDS encoding class I SAM-dependent methyltransferase has protein sequence MHNESLRDLFYSHRGNLIHKWDHYFDIYEKYFAKYRGQKVNMLEIGISHGGSMQLWKKYFGANVHVYAIDINPDCKKLEEENTTIFIGSQSDKAFLETVASQLPELDFIIDDGGHTMDQQRVSFETLYMKVKEGGLYLVEDTHTSYWAEFHGGLKNPNSFVEQSKHLVDSLYDSHVIDKSKVTINEITNHINSIAFYDSIVVFEKQLRKKPFHKQIGKKTIKPYEPTELKKENWFESFLSRFKKKEEHPFAANDGGITEL, from the coding sequence ATGCATAATGAATCTTTGAGAGATCTTTTTTACAGCCACCGTGGGAACCTGATCCACAAATGGGACCATTACTTTGACATTTACGAAAAATATTTTGCTAAATATCGCGGTCAGAAAGTAAATATGCTTGAAATAGGCATTTCGCACGGCGGGTCGATGCAGCTTTGGAAAAAATACTTTGGGGCAAATGTGCATGTCTATGCCATCGACATTAATCCCGATTGCAAAAAGCTGGAAGAAGAGAACACAACCATTTTTATAGGGTCTCAGAGTGATAAGGCATTTTTGGAAACTGTGGCAAGCCAATTGCCTGAGCTAGACTTCATTATTGACGATGGCGGGCACACAATGGACCAGCAGCGCGTGTCGTTTGAAACCCTTTACATGAAGGTAAAAGAGGGCGGCCTGTATCTGGTTGAGGACACGCACACTTCGTATTGGGCCGAATTTCATGGCGGGCTCAAAAATCCTAATTCCTTTGTTGAGCAGTCCAAACACCTCGTGGACTCGCTTTATGACAGTCATGTAATTGATAAAAGTAAGGTGACTATCAACGAAATAACCAATCATATCAACAGCATTGCATTCTACGATTCTATTGTTGTTTTTGAGAAACAACTGCGCAAAAAGCCGTTTCATAAACAAATTGGTAAAAAAACAATCAAGCCTTACGAGCCAACGGAATTGAAAAAAGAGAACTGGTTTGAATCGTTCCTGTCCCGGTTTAAGAAAAAGGAAGAGCATCCGTTCGCTGCAAATGATGGCGGGATCACGGAGTTATAA
- a CDS encoding Crp/Fnr family transcriptional regulator, with product MMVKTEMEVFFKKVSQYTQLTQEAEAAWAKLLVRKVYKKNDFLISEGQVPRKVSFIAEGLFSQYFTASDGNVVIKKFFMESQFAASVVAMLKKEPSIFTIKALENSVVWEYDFAQFKKLTLEYEDIAAFYISYMELHWIIEKEPLEISFRYDTASVKYAHFLRSHPALEDRLKQHEIASYLGITPTQLSRIRSQK from the coding sequence ATGATGGTTAAAACAGAAATGGAGGTGTTTTTTAAGAAAGTCAGCCAATACACGCAGTTGACCCAGGAAGCGGAAGCGGCCTGGGCCAAACTGCTTGTGAGGAAAGTGTATAAAAAAAACGATTTCCTGATATCGGAAGGACAGGTTCCGCGCAAAGTCTCGTTCATAGCAGAGGGCTTGTTTTCCCAATATTTTACGGCGTCCGACGGGAATGTAGTTATCAAAAAATTTTTCATGGAGTCTCAGTTTGCTGCTTCGGTAGTGGCCATGCTGAAAAAAGAACCGAGCATTTTTACTATTAAGGCATTGGAGAATAGCGTGGTATGGGAATATGACTTTGCCCAATTTAAAAAGCTGACCTTGGAATATGAAGACATTGCGGCATTCTATATCAGTTACATGGAGCTGCATTGGATCATCGAAAAGGAGCCGCTTGAAATCTCATTTCGCTACGACACGGCCAGTGTCAAGTACGCCCATTTTTTGCGTTCGCATCCGGCATTGGAGGATCGGCTAAAACAACATGAAATTGCTTCTTACCTGGGCATTACGCCTACACAGCTCAGCCGTATCCGCTCCCAAAAATAA
- a CDS encoding cupin domain-containing protein, which produces MKNAENNDAASFRLTSPLILEPGQGETLTGGDASCVFKVTSEVSADRLGVFEITLEPHTMGATMHYHRFIDETFIVIQGILTVQSLDKVYALREGSVAYVPRLSPHGFSNTSDMPVKLMLVFNPAKNREAFFRSLYQIRKAAGPDANEAMLRLLSEHDSHSVE; this is translated from the coding sequence ATGAAAAACGCAGAAAACAACGATGCAGCGTCGTTCAGGCTTACCAGTCCGCTGATTTTGGAGCCAGGCCAGGGCGAAACGTTAACAGGAGGTGATGCTTCTTGTGTTTTTAAAGTAACAAGTGAGGTGTCGGCCGACCGGCTGGGTGTGTTTGAAATAACCCTTGAACCCCACACAATGGGCGCAACGATGCATTATCACCGGTTTATCGACGAAACATTCATTGTAATACAAGGAATATTGACGGTTCAATCGCTGGATAAAGTGTATGCATTACGGGAAGGAAGCGTTGCTTACGTGCCCAGGCTCTCGCCGCACGGTTTTTCTAATACGTCGGACATGCCGGTAAAATTAATGCTGGTTTTCAATCCGGCTAAAAACAGGGAAGCGTTTTTCAGGAGCCTTTACCAAATCAGGAAGGCAGCCGGACCGGACGCGAATGAAGCCATGTTGAGATTGCTGTCCGAACACGACAGCCATTCTGTTGAATAA
- a CDS encoding PVC-type heme-binding CxxCH protein, with the protein MKATKLLYGATLMATILLTTSSNKVQNIKEDPDPDVQKELASFKVAEGFEVTLFASDPMVAKPIQMNWDAEGRLWVVSSTVYPHLKTGESANDKIFVLEDTDGDGKADKSTVFAEGLIQPTGILPGDGGVYVANSTEILHFSDTDGDGKADKKRRVLNGFGTGDTHHLIHTFRWGPEGRMYFNQSIYIYSHVETPFGIKRLEGGGVWALNTRNLDMEVYAKGLVNPWGLQFDRWGQSFLTDGAGGEGINYGFPGATFVTAPGAARIMRGLNPGQPKHSGLDVVSGTHLPDAWQGRMITNDFRANRINSFKLEEQGAGYASKQADDLMWTDNVAFRPVDINVGPDGAIYVADWYNPIIQHGEVDFHDPRRDQQHGRIWRIVAKNRPLVTKPQLAKASTTELLESLKLPEEWTRLQAKQVLKAKGAKEVVPALEKWLQGLDKNDANYEHNLLEALWVYQTLETFNQPILLELLSAKSHNARAAALRALELWFPKVQNVPALLGKAVKDEHAQVRMEAVIALRKTKTADAAKNALSVLDGQMDEFLDFALWQTVRELEPIWLAKLKTDPNLLGDAKKTAYALKSATSPEAATLLVQLYQKGQVPEDYQKDVLTSIASLGQPTDLNMLLDLALTNKDKNVAAQLAALEDAAGQRNVKPDKSPERIANFIGNDDEATSLSAIRLIGLWKLTQLNDRLTGLIQTGTPNTKRAALASLTAIDKEKATKLTVDMTGAKNTPEVRMIAAAQLAKLDPKEAARIGTELMRTLPADTDMSDLFMAFISTNPGAAALADAIAAKKIPEATAKAGRRLVQTRAGWTRQNIDEMLALKKALEASGGSMPTQKMPQDLNDDQIAGLAKLVREKADPAKGEQIFRRAEASCTTCHAIGGAGGLIGPDLSSLGTSSPPETIIRSILYPNLSIKEGYDLKRVVKKDGSEMLGYLASDGASEVIIRDVTGKEVSIAKSQLQVMEKVPGSLMPPGLTASLDQTEFINLVGFLTKMGESGDFRVPNTRFVRRWESVTADKQTASKMSEGAFAITKNAKVTYAPIYSKISGELPLDEVPIVETTAGKSFSIVRFDIEVLTKGNVTLASNISNGISAYIANKPVKMSGDNITAALTPGIQQITLVIDRGVVKDGGLKMELKDADGGAQTRLRMGK; encoded by the coding sequence ATGAAAGCAACCAAGTTACTATACGGAGCGACGCTTATGGCGACGATCCTGCTTACGACCTCTTCTAACAAGGTTCAGAATATTAAAGAAGATCCTGATCCCGATGTTCAGAAAGAACTGGCTTCCTTCAAAGTAGCCGAGGGATTTGAGGTGACATTATTTGCCTCAGACCCGATGGTCGCCAAGCCCATCCAGATGAACTGGGACGCGGAAGGGCGGTTATGGGTGGTCAGCAGCACGGTTTACCCGCATTTGAAAACGGGAGAATCTGCGAATGACAAGATTTTTGTTTTGGAAGACACGGATGGCGACGGTAAGGCTGATAAGTCAACCGTTTTCGCCGAAGGACTCATTCAGCCAACCGGAATTTTGCCGGGCGATGGAGGTGTTTATGTGGCCAATTCAACCGAAATCCTGCATTTTTCCGACACAGACGGAGATGGTAAAGCAGACAAAAAGCGTCGCGTGCTGAACGGTTTCGGAACGGGCGATACGCACCATTTGATCCATACATTTCGCTGGGGACCAGAGGGAAGAATGTATTTTAACCAGTCGATTTACATTTATAGCCACGTGGAAACGCCATTTGGCATAAAACGGCTTGAAGGAGGCGGGGTGTGGGCGCTTAACACGCGTAACCTGGACATGGAAGTGTATGCAAAAGGCCTTGTGAATCCCTGGGGGCTGCAATTTGATCGCTGGGGACAATCATTCCTTACAGATGGAGCGGGCGGCGAGGGCATTAACTATGGCTTTCCAGGGGCAACATTTGTAACAGCTCCGGGTGCAGCCCGCATTATGCGCGGCCTCAATCCGGGCCAGCCAAAACACAGCGGTCTGGACGTGGTTTCGGGTACACATTTGCCTGATGCATGGCAAGGCAGAATGATCACCAACGACTTCCGTGCGAACCGTATTAACAGCTTCAAACTCGAAGAACAAGGCGCAGGATACGCGTCCAAACAGGCCGACGACCTGATGTGGACGGATAATGTAGCGTTCCGCCCGGTCGATATCAATGTGGGTCCCGATGGCGCGATATACGTGGCCGACTGGTATAACCCAATTATCCAGCACGGTGAAGTGGATTTCCACGACCCGCGCCGCGACCAGCAGCATGGCCGGATCTGGCGGATCGTGGCTAAGAACCGTCCGCTGGTTACCAAACCACAACTGGCCAAAGCCAGCACAACCGAACTTTTGGAGTCATTGAAATTACCCGAAGAGTGGACGCGCTTGCAGGCTAAGCAGGTTTTGAAGGCAAAAGGCGCCAAGGAAGTGGTGCCTGCTTTGGAAAAATGGTTGCAAGGTTTGGATAAAAATGATGCGAATTACGAACATAATTTGCTGGAAGCGCTTTGGGTTTACCAGACGCTGGAAACATTCAATCAGCCGATATTACTGGAATTGTTGAGTGCAAAAAGTCACAATGCGCGCGCAGCAGCATTGCGTGCGCTTGAATTGTGGTTTCCAAAGGTTCAAAATGTGCCCGCATTGCTTGGTAAGGCCGTAAAAGACGAGCATGCACAAGTAAGAATGGAAGCGGTGATCGCATTGCGAAAAACCAAAACGGCTGATGCTGCGAAGAATGCTTTATCGGTTCTGGACGGTCAAATGGATGAATTCCTCGATTTCGCATTGTGGCAAACGGTGAGGGAATTGGAGCCGATCTGGCTGGCAAAACTGAAAACGGATCCAAACCTGCTGGGCGATGCCAAGAAAACGGCCTATGCATTGAAATCGGCGACAAGTCCTGAGGCTGCCACGCTGCTCGTTCAGCTTTATCAAAAAGGCCAGGTGCCTGAGGATTATCAGAAAGATGTGCTCACCAGCATTGCTAGCTTAGGACAGCCAACCGACCTGAATATGCTGCTGGATCTGGCTTTGACAAATAAAGATAAGAATGTTGCTGCGCAGCTGGCCGCATTGGAAGACGCTGCTGGCCAGCGGAATGTGAAGCCGGATAAATCGCCGGAACGCATTGCGAATTTTATAGGGAATGACGACGAAGCCACAAGCCTGAGCGCGATCCGGTTGATCGGCCTTTGGAAATTGACCCAGCTGAATGATCGTCTTACCGGCCTGATCCAAACTGGAACGCCAAATACCAAAAGAGCGGCACTGGCGTCTCTGACGGCCATTGATAAAGAAAAAGCGACGAAACTAACGGTTGACATGACCGGTGCCAAAAACACGCCGGAAGTGCGGATGATCGCCGCAGCGCAACTCGCCAAGCTCGACCCGAAAGAGGCAGCACGGATAGGAACAGAACTCATGCGGACATTGCCAGCGGACACGGATATGAGCGACCTTTTCATGGCATTTATTTCCACAAATCCGGGCGCTGCTGCATTGGCCGATGCCATAGCAGCCAAGAAAATCCCGGAAGCCACGGCAAAAGCAGGTCGCAGACTCGTACAAACCCGCGCGGGTTGGACGCGCCAGAACATCGATGAAATGCTGGCTCTGAAAAAAGCGCTGGAAGCGTCAGGCGGCTCGATGCCAACACAGAAAATGCCACAGGATTTGAACGATGATCAAATCGCCGGACTCGCCAAATTGGTCAGAGAAAAAGCTGACCCTGCAAAAGGAGAGCAGATTTTCCGCAGGGCCGAAGCCAGCTGTACAACATGTCACGCCATTGGCGGCGCAGGCGGTTTGATAGGGCCGGATTTGAGCAGTTTGGGGACGAGCTCGCCGCCTGAGACCATTATCCGTTCTATTTTGTATCCTAATTTGTCCATCAAAGAAGGTTATGATCTGAAACGGGTTGTGAAGAAAGATGGCTCAGAAATGCTGGGTTACCTGGCCAGCGATGGCGCTTCGGAGGTGATTATACGCGACGTGACTGGCAAGGAAGTTTCAATTGCCAAAAGCCAGTTACAAGTGATGGAAAAAGTCCCAGGCTCCCTGATGCCTCCCGGCCTCACCGCCAGCCTCGACCAGACTGAGTTTATCAACCTCGTTGGCTTCCTGACAAAAATGGGAGAGTCAGGCGACTTCCGCGTCCCTAACACAAGGTTCGTAAGACGCTGGGAAAGCGTCACTGCCGACAAGCAAACAGCCAGCAAAATGAGCGAAGGTGCATTCGCCATAACCAAAAATGCAAAAGTCACCTACGCCCCGATTTACAGCAAAATCTCCGGCGAATTGCCACTAGACGAAGTGCCCATTGTAGAAACCACAGCTGGCAAATCATTCAGCATTGTACGCTTCGACATCGAGGTGCTCACCAAAGGCAACGTGACATTAGCCTCCAACATTTCAAACGGAATCAGTGCATACATTGCAAATAAGCCCGTAAAAATGTCTGGCGACAACATTACAGCGGCGCTTACCCCAGGAATTCAACAGATCACGCTGGTGATTGACAGGGGAGTGGTGAAGGACGGAGGTTTGAAGATGGAGTTGAAGGATGCTGACGGCGGAGCGCAGACCCGGTTGCGGATGGGGAAGTGA
- a CDS encoding BNR-4 repeat-containing protein encodes MKISFLLVTLVCLTGKLSAQNVSALTEDGAWCWFSDPRAIYTSDKNGQIVTGWVTRSGDIVAASLDLESGKTAQKTLYTKLEIDDHDNPAFLQLPDKTILTQYTWHGGSKDGMGLIQNTTLKPFDITTFSDSIIFRPQTEALLAKFKRETYTYANPFILSAENNKVYSFGRWIGFKPNFITSTDNGKTWSDPVVVITSKALDTNNRPYVKYYSDGKSKIHLIFTDGHPNAEPLNSVYYCYYEKGAFWRADGSKIANLDQLPFNPSDATIVYKATPETGKAWIFDIVVDQKGRPVVAYTRYPTNENHQYYYTVFDGKKWNDHHLIDSGKWFPQTPEGKKEREENYSGGLTIDPLDPSIVYFSHEVNDVFEISKGETKDLGKTWKITPVTSNSKLDNVRPVVPRYKKKGDKTVLLWMQNRKYVHYTDYDTRIVWKELTSP; translated from the coding sequence ATGAAAATTAGCTTCCTATTGGTGACATTGGTTTGCCTAACAGGCAAACTTTCCGCCCAAAATGTGTCCGCATTAACCGAGGACGGCGCCTGGTGCTGGTTCAGCGATCCGCGGGCCATTTATACCAGTGACAAAAATGGCCAGATTGTAACAGGCTGGGTTACCAGATCGGGCGATATCGTTGCGGCTTCGCTAGATCTCGAATCCGGAAAAACAGCGCAAAAAACGCTCTATACCAAACTCGAAATTGACGATCACGACAATCCGGCGTTCCTGCAACTGCCCGACAAAACCATTTTGACCCAATACACCTGGCACGGCGGAAGCAAAGACGGCATGGGCTTGATTCAGAACACAACATTGAAACCATTTGATATCACAACATTCTCTGATTCAATCATTTTCCGACCACAAACGGAAGCCTTGTTAGCCAAGTTTAAGCGGGAAACTTACACTTACGCAAACCCATTTATACTAAGCGCAGAAAATAATAAGGTGTACAGTTTTGGCCGTTGGATAGGTTTTAAGCCCAATTTCATCACATCGACCGATAATGGCAAAACCTGGTCGGACCCGGTTGTTGTGATCACTTCAAAGGCTTTGGACACCAATAACCGGCCTTACGTAAAATATTATTCAGATGGCAAATCAAAGATCCATCTCATCTTCACAGATGGCCATCCCAATGCTGAGCCGCTGAATTCAGTTTACTATTGCTATTATGAAAAAGGAGCCTTCTGGCGTGCGGACGGCAGTAAAATCGCGAACCTGGATCAGTTACCATTCAATCCGTCTGACGCCACGATCGTTTACAAAGCCACTCCGGAAACCGGCAAGGCCTGGATATTTGACATTGTGGTTGACCAAAAAGGAAGGCCCGTAGTCGCTTACACGCGTTACCCTACCAATGAAAACCATCAATATTATTACACCGTTTTTGATGGTAAAAAATGGAATGATCATCATTTGATCGACTCTGGAAAATGGTTTCCCCAAACGCCCGAAGGCAAAAAAGAACGCGAAGAAAATTACTCCGGCGGTCTCACCATTGACCCGCTCGATCCTTCGATCGTTTATTTTTCACATGAGGTTAATGATGTGTTCGAGATCTCGAAAGGAGAAACAAAAGATCTGGGTAAAACCTGGAAAATAACGCCTGTTACCAGCAATTCGAAGCTGGATAATGTTCGGCCAGTGGTTCCGAGATATAAAAAGAAGGGTGATAAAACCGTCCTTTTATGGATGCAAAACCGGAAATATGTACATTATACGGATTACGACACGCGCATTGTCTGGAAAGAATTGACCTCGCCCTGA
- a CDS encoding GDSL-type esterase/lipase family protein: MRKTRIAAVLGYILFLFSTLPIPSVSAQTKPAEAFTLKDGDRVVFLGNSIFENDFQYGYLELALTTRFADKGVTFRNLGWTGDNVWGEARSTYTNPPTPYEHLMEDITKTQPTVVFLGYGGVEAQGGQAGVPHFKEGLNKLLDKIEELGAKAVLLSTIPVVSSDTAQRIDQRNADLELYSKAISEVATQRKKQFIDIYNPILNTSKKESIIENTVHLNELGYYYLATTLEKALGLDAAKATTAIAIANNKAEVSNGRSLTPDKEGVLAKFAVDNNYLPLPSPKSASWIVDNARIVKISGLKKGYYTLVSENNEVASASAKDWEKGVEIKQGPQFAQVAEIRNMILKKNELHFFQYRPLNQTYIIGFRRYEQGRHVKGLEEQNILIKWLEGQIILNSEPKEVLYELRKMD, encoded by the coding sequence ATGAGAAAGACCCGAATAGCCGCAGTACTTGGCTATATTTTATTCCTATTCAGTACATTACCAATTCCTTCTGTTTCAGCCCAGACAAAACCCGCCGAAGCCTTCACGTTGAAAGACGGCGACCGTGTTGTTTTTCTCGGTAATTCAATTTTTGAAAATGATTTCCAATACGGCTATCTCGAACTGGCCCTTACCACACGTTTTGCGGATAAAGGTGTGACATTCAGGAACCTGGGCTGGACGGGTGACAATGTTTGGGGAGAGGCCAGAAGCACTTACACCAATCCGCCGACACCTTACGAGCATTTGATGGAAGACATCACCAAAACGCAGCCTACGGTTGTTTTTCTGGGTTACGGAGGTGTGGAAGCGCAGGGAGGACAAGCAGGCGTGCCGCATTTTAAAGAAGGTTTGAACAAGCTTTTGGACAAAATCGAGGAACTGGGTGCAAAAGCGGTTTTGCTCTCCACGATCCCGGTCGTTTCCAGCGACACCGCACAGCGTATCGACCAGCGCAATGCCGATCTTGAATTGTATTCCAAAGCCATTTCAGAAGTTGCGACGCAGCGGAAGAAGCAGTTTATCGACATTTACAACCCCATTTTGAACACCAGCAAAAAGGAGTCGATCATTGAAAATACGGTGCATTTGAATGAGCTGGGTTATTACTATCTGGCAACCACGCTCGAAAAAGCACTGGGTTTGGATGCTGCGAAAGCAACAACTGCTATTGCCATTGCAAACAACAAGGCCGAAGTTTCCAACGGACGCTCTTTAACTCCTGATAAAGAGGGTGTTTTGGCTAAATTCGCGGTCGACAATAACTATCTGCCATTGCCTTCGCCGAAATCTGCCAGCTGGATCGTTGACAACGCACGGATTGTGAAAATATCCGGTCTCAAAAAGGGTTACTACACATTGGTGTCTGAAAACAACGAAGTGGCCTCGGCTTCTGCCAAGGATTGGGAAAAGGGCGTTGAAATAAAGCAGGGGCCGCAATTTGCCCAGGTTGCCGAAATCCGCAATATGATATTGAAAAAGAATGAGTTACACTTTTTTCAATATCGTCCTTTGAACCAAACCTACATCATTGGTTTCCGCCGCTACGAGCAAGGCCGTCACGTGAAAGGACTTGAAGAACAAAACATCCTTATCAAATGGCTCGAAGGCCAGATCATTCTCAACAGCGAGCCGAAAGAAGTGTTGTATGAGTTGAGGAAAATGGATTAA
- a CDS encoding VOC family protein, with the protein MATKVFINLPVNDLVKSRAFFTKLGYSVNEQFSDENAACLVISDSIFCMLLTNDYFKTFTNKPVADATKTTEVLIALDAASREEVIDLVAKAEDAGASIYREAQDHGWMYQHSFADLDGHQWEIIYMDESQTPE; encoded by the coding sequence ATGGCAACGAAAGTATTTATCAATTTACCGGTTAATGACTTAGTGAAATCCAGGGCGTTTTTCACTAAGCTTGGTTACAGTGTCAACGAGCAATTTTCGGACGAAAACGCGGCCTGTTTGGTTATCAGCGACAGTATTTTTTGCATGCTGCTGACCAATGACTATTTCAAAACTTTCACAAACAAGCCGGTTGCCGATGCGACAAAAACCACTGAAGTGCTTATTGCGCTGGACGCGGCATCGCGCGAGGAAGTGATCGATCTTGTAGCAAAAGCCGAGGATGCCGGCGCCTCAATTTACCGGGAAGCGCAGGATCACGGTTGGATGTATCAGCATAGTTTCGCTGACCTCGACGGGCACCAGTGGGAAATCATTTATATGGATGAATCTCAGACCCCTGAATGA